In Pseudomonas grandcourensis, the DNA window GGCGTATTGGGTGTCGAGCAGCGCGGCGCAGTGCTCGTCCTGGAACATGTCGAAGGCTTCTTCGGCGTCCCGTGCACCCACCACGCGGATGGACCGCACCATGGTGGCCTGATAGCCGGAAGCCTTTAATCGGTCCCGCAATCCACCGCCATAGCCAACGGGCAGGGCCAGGTTCGACTTGAATGTCAGGGGGGATAAGCGTTGCGTCGGCCGCCGGTCGCAGCGTTGCGGATGGGCGCGATAGTCGTTGATGGCGTCTGCCAGTTGCCGTTGCCCATCGGCTTGGGCGGGGCTTGCAAAAACCGGGAGCAGGGAAAACAGGCACAGCGAAGAAAAGCGCAAGGCAACGACAGTTTGGCGCATGGACGGACAACTCTGATGAGATGACGACGAAGAAAGAGGGGAAAAGCGCTGGGCTATGACTGGCGCCTTGGAACAAGGTTCACGGCGGGCACCTGTCTATTTTCGGGCGAAGCCATGAGTCCGACGAAGGGTGTCGGCAGGTCTGTATGATGGGACTTTTTCGCCCCAGACAAGGATCAATCCATGGGTTTGAGCAAACGCGATCAGGCGCACATCGAGCGGCGCCTGGTCGCCACCCTGACCGAAGCGTGCGAGACGGCCAAAGCGGAAATCGTCGGGTTTCAGTGGTTGACCCATATCGCCGACTACGCCCTGTTTCCGGCCAGCCTCAAGGTGGTTTGGGTTTTCGATACCCAGGTCAACAGGGAGCAGGCGCTGGCCAAAGGGCAGGGCGAACGCATGGTCGAATTCACCGCCATTGCCTTGGGTGAGGCGCAGATTCAGCTCAGCCCGGTGGCGGCCCATGTGCTGTTCGATTCTGAAGAAGCCTGCCAGCGCGACAACGCCGGAAACTGGCAGCAACGGCTGTCACGCAAGCGTTAGGCTGGCCGATCGGTATCGGCTGGAGCAGCGTCAGTCGCGACGTCCGGAGTTTCACTCGGACGCAGCCTGAAGCGACAGACATGCCCGCCGCGTACCATGCACTCGCTGTGCTCGACTTCACCGCCGCCCAACGCGCCGATCAAGGCCAGGTCCAGTTCGCAGACCACCGGATGCTCGGCGGCCAGCCGATGGAACACGCAGTTATGCGCGACGATTTCCGGTGTGTCGCCTGAGCGGAAAAATACCTCGGCTTCGTAGCCCGCCTGGTTCATGTGCTGGACGATCCTGGCTTCATCCACGACCTGTTGCTCACGGTCCAAAGCCAGTTTGCGGCCCATGCTGCGCATCAGTGAAGTCAGGGCTTCAGGACCGATGATGCCCGCCACTTCATCAATCAATACGCTGGCCAGTAGCTGATAGTGGCGAGGGAACTGCTCCCGCGCGTGGTCGGTGAGCCGATACAGCTGCTCCGGACGACGGCCCGTCGGACGGGTGTCGCCGCGCAGCACCAGACCGTCACGCTCCAGCGCCGCCAGGTGTTGGCGGATCGCCGTGCGCGTGATGGCCAGGTGTTCAGCCAACTCGTCAATGCTCATGCCGCCCCCATGGTGCAGCAGTGCATTGAGCAGGTCCTGCTGTGTTCGGCCCAGTCCTTCCAGCATGGTGTGCCCTCGCGCGATATCAGAACTTGTCCGGGAATTGCTTGACCAGCGCGCCGGTCAAGGCGTCGGCCAGGGCCAGGATGTGCGTGCGCATCATCGTCCAGGTGCGGGCTTCGCCGGCGTAATCGTGCGCGGCAAACTCATCGATCTGGGCTACGTGGTGACCGCCATGGGCCGACAACATGTTGACCAGTGTGGCTTCAGGCAGATTGGGGTTGGCGGTGGCCAGAAACGCCGCAATCGCCTTGGCATTGCCGGTCAACTCGGTGACGGCGGCCTGCTTGCCTTTCGCGTCTTTGGCGACCGTGGCGTCACTGTAGTGTTTCACCGCGCCCCAATGGCCGGCAAGCAGCTTGAGCAGTTGATCCGCCGCCGGTTGGCCGTAGAGCGGGGCGATGCTGTTGGCGATTTTGGTGGCGTTGTCGACCACCTGGTCCGCCGCGACTTTGGCTTGCTTTTTGTCGGCGGATTGATTGGCCAGCGCGTAGTTTCTGATCCAGAAAATGTGTTCGACCCAAAGGTCACGCTCGGCCAGGCGCGTGGTCAGCGCGGGGCTGTCGGCAGCGGTAGGAGAGGCGGCAGGCGTCTGGCTCCAGACCGGTTGCGCACACAAAGCCAGCAGGAGCAAAGCCAGGGTTTTGATATTCATGACGGCACCCTCTGAGAATGGAAACGTTCGACAATATCAATATAGGCATAAAAATATGTTTTTATTGGGCGTGGACGTAATCTCGGACCAATGGTCGTCACAGGTAGGTTCTACTTTGCTGGCTACAACCCATCCCCCAGCGCCTTTAAGTATTCAGGGCTTTCGCCGATCGAGTTATGCCCCGTCCCCGGTATCACCTGCAGTGACGCCACGCCTTTGGCTAAGTGTGTGTACAAACGTTCAGTACTCGAACGCGGAATCACCTCGTCATGCTCCGCCGCGATCAACAATGTCGGCACCGTGATGCGGGCGGCGTACTGCCAGGACGGGTACTTGTCCTTCAACAACCAGCGCACCGGAAACCAGCGGAACTGACGGGCGGCGAGCCCTTCGAGGCTGTTGTAGGGCGTGATCAGCACCAGTCGCGCGGCCGGGCGTTCGCTGGCCAGGCGCACGGCCACCCCCGAGCCCAGGCTGCGGCCGACCACCGCCACATGCGGATGGCTGACATGTACCTGGTCGAACAACGTTATCGCGTCGCGGGCAATGGCCTCTTCGGAAGGCGAGCCGGAACTCCCGCCATAACCCCGGTAATGCAGCAGGTACAGGGCGTATTCAGGGAACGCTTGGGTGAACTCGGGCAGGTTGCGCGAGACGTCTTCGGCATTGCCGCCGAAATAGATCAGCGCATTCGGGCCATCGTGAGGACGGACGGAGACCAGCACCTGTGCGTCGGCGACCGGCAGGGTGAGCAGCGTTGCGGCTGTCCCGACGGTGCGCGGTTGCGGGTAATAGATCAGCGCCCGTTGAAACACGAACAGCGCGACGCACAGCGCCAGGTACAGCGCAGCGACGATGACAACGAGTAACACCAGGGTGCGTGACATTCGACTAACGTTAGTGGGCGGCATGACTGCTCGGGGTTTGAAAGTGGCTGGCGCAAGGCTTTTTGAGTGTAGTCAATCGACCCTTGGCGCGGGTTATCCGGGTTGTCGGCGCAAGGGGCCGGACCCGAACGACTGGTGAGAAGCGTTTTATGAGCCATCCTGAGGGTTACACCCGTAGAGAAATACTCACGCTGGCTGCCGGTGCTTCGGCGGTCTTCACCTTCGGTCCGGTGGGTGCACAACCCGAGCCGTCGACGGGAACAGGAGGCAAGACCATGCAGACCCGCGCCATTCCCTCCAGCAACGAGTCCTTGCCGATCGTAGGGTTGGGCACTTACCGCGGATTCGATGTCGAGCCGTCGCAACCGGCCTACAAGGACTTGCCCGCGGTGCTGGATGCGTTGTTCGACAAGGGTGGCAAGCTGATCGACAGCTCGCCGATGTACGGTCGCGCTGAACAGACCATCGGCGAACTGCTGTCGATCCATGAGCCGCGCTCGCCGGCCTTCCTGGCCACCAAAGTGTGGACACGGGGCCGCGAAGAAGGCATCGCGCAGAT includes these proteins:
- a CDS encoding alpha/beta fold hydrolase yields the protein MPPTNVSRMSRTLVLLVVIVAALYLALCVALFVFQRALIYYPQPRTVGTAATLLTLPVADAQVLVSVRPHDGPNALIYFGGNAEDVSRNLPEFTQAFPEYALYLLHYRGYGGSSGSPSEEAIARDAITLFDQVHVSHPHVAVVGRSLGSGVAVRLASERPAARLVLITPYNSLEGLAARQFRWFPVRWLLKDKYPSWQYAARITVPTLLIAAEHDEVIPRSSTERLYTHLAKGVASLQVIPGTGHNSIGESPEYLKALGDGL
- a CDS encoding MarR family transcriptional regulator, whose protein sequence is MLEGLGRTQQDLLNALLHHGGGMSIDELAEHLAITRTAIRQHLAALERDGLVLRGDTRPTGRRPEQLYRLTDHAREQFPRHYQLLASVLIDEVAGIIGPEALTSLMRSMGRKLALDREQQVVDEARIVQHMNQAGYEAEVFFRSGDTPEIVAHNCVFHRLAAEHPVVCELDLALIGALGGGEVEHSECMVRGGHVCRFRLRPSETPDVATDAAPADTDRPA